From the genome of Rhodobacteraceae bacterium Araon29, one region includes:
- a CDS encoding CocE/NonD family hydrolase → MFPDLKSSDIHPVLQMPFKVIETETEWISVSDGTRLAARVWRPEVDPAIKVPAVIEIIPYRRRDGTLPVDERIHPYWAGNGIAAIRVDLRGCGDSQGFLMDEYLAIEQNDAVDVIDWVSRQPWCNGNVGMTGLSWGGFASLQVAARNPAPLKAIIAVGATVDRYNDDIHYKNGCMLNENFGWGSSLTAFTTRPPDPEVVGKNWEEIWLQRLENLPFFAEKWIENQTYNDYWKHGSVKEEYQNIKVPVMIVGG, encoded by the coding sequence GTGTTTCCCGATCTTAAGTCGAGTGATATTCATCCAGTTTTGCAGATGCCTTTCAAAGTGATCGAGACAGAAACTGAGTGGATTTCCGTAAGCGATGGTACCCGCTTGGCGGCGCGAGTTTGGCGGCCTGAGGTTGATCCGGCCATTAAAGTCCCAGCTGTTATTGAAATAATTCCTTACCGCAGGCGTGATGGTACATTGCCCGTTGATGAGCGCATTCATCCCTATTGGGCAGGAAATGGTATTGCCGCCATTCGGGTTGATCTAAGGGGCTGCGGGGACTCGCAAGGGTTCTTGATGGACGAATATTTAGCCATAGAGCAAAATGATGCAGTGGATGTAATTGATTGGGTTTCACGGCAACCTTGGTGCAATGGAAACGTCGGCATGACAGGCCTGTCCTGGGGGGGATTTGCATCGCTTCAGGTAGCAGCCCGTAATCCCGCACCGCTGAAAGCTATTATTGCTGTCGGTGCGACCGTTGATCGCTACAATGATGATATTCATTATAAAAATGGGTGTATGTTGAATGAGAATTTTGGCTGGGGGTCATCACTTACAGCCTTTACCACCCGTCCGCCAGATCCAGAGGTGGTCGGGAAAAATTGGGAAGAAATATGGCTTCAACGTTTGGAAAACTTGCCCTTCTTTGCAGAAAAATGGATCGAAAACCAAACCTATAATGACTATTGGAAGCATGGCTCAGTAAAAGAAGAATATCAAAATATCAAAGTCCCAGTGATGATCGTCGGGGGTTGA
- a CDS encoding CocE/NonD family hydrolase codes for MEAWLSKRRISKYQSPSDDRRGLNDLYVNALPGLLENLSGACHAVCGPWAHNFPHLATPGPTYDYLADTLQWWQKWLGEPPVKEFGHKTQLVFLKESAAPTPNATNLPGFWIRQENWPPASCHSTALYLGDGTLSATSTTCTDFKIHSPVSTGALAGEWIPHCSGVEIAGDQRAIDAQSTCFDGAPLNEAFDILGRPALTISLSSSAPTGHLIARLCDVAPDGSSELVSIGVINLCHRNGNVSPAAMPINKVQKIEVPLDYTAHRFVPNHRLRVALSTAYWPLIWPAVDNPALSLSGGLAFLHCPKKRWLKVRKFWLTRPLHRQSQT; via the coding sequence TTGGAAGCATGGCTCAGTAAAAGAAGAATATCAAAATATCAAAGTCCCAGTGATGATCGTCGGGGGTTGAACGATCTTTATGTAAATGCTTTGCCTGGGTTGCTTGAAAATCTAAGCGGAGCCTGCCATGCGGTATGCGGTCCATGGGCCCATAATTTCCCCCATCTGGCAACGCCTGGGCCGACGTATGATTATTTAGCCGATACACTGCAGTGGTGGCAAAAATGGTTGGGCGAACCGCCTGTTAAAGAGTTCGGGCACAAAACCCAGTTGGTGTTTTTAAAAGAAAGCGCAGCGCCAACTCCAAATGCAACCAATTTGCCGGGCTTCTGGATACGGCAGGAAAACTGGCCTCCTGCGTCTTGCCATTCGACTGCATTATATTTGGGCGATGGCACGCTTTCCGCGACTTCTACCACCTGCACGGATTTTAAAATTCACTCTCCTGTGTCAACAGGAGCGCTAGCAGGGGAATGGATACCCCATTGTTCAGGTGTGGAAATCGCCGGTGATCAGCGCGCGATAGATGCCCAAAGTACCTGTTTTGATGGGGCGCCTTTGAATGAAGCGTTTGATATCCTTGGCCGTCCTGCCTTGACTATTTCGCTTAGTTCGTCAGCACCGACAGGCCATCTAATAGCGCGGCTTTGTGATGTCGCGCCGGATGGAAGCTCTGAGTTGGTGTCCATCGGGGTTATCAATCTATGCCATCGAAATGGAAATGTATCCCCTGCCGCGATGCCTATAAATAAAGTTCAGAAAATCGAGGTGCCGCTAGATTACACAGCTCATAGATTTGTCCCCAATCATAGGCTCCGCGTGGCTCTGTCTACCGCCTATTGGCCACTAATCTGGCCGGCGGTTGATAATCCAGCGCTCAGCCTTTCAGGGGGGCTAGCGTTCTTACATTGCCCCAAAAAAAGATGGTTGAAAGTGAGAAAGTTTTGGTTGACCCGCCCACTGCACCGCCAAAGCCAAACATGA
- a CDS encoding FAD-binding protein, with protein MSYDFVIVGGGSAGSTMASRLTEDPNISVCLLEAGGDGNGILVRAPAGVVAMLPGRPKINNWAFNTESQPGLNGRCGYQPRGKALGGSSAINAMLYVRGQKEDYDNWADLGNEGWDWDSVLPYFKKAENNSRGADAAHGDSGPLQVSDQKAPRPISEAYIQACTQMQLHRTEDFNGGDNEGAGYWQTTIHHSPEKNGERCSAAAGYLFPVMDQRANLTVITKAHATRIIFDGKRAVGVAYRQGKQDKEVRAGKEVILCGGAFQSPQLLQLSGVGRSEDITRHGIGMVHELPGVGQNLQDHLDFIMGYKSKDTDNFGIGVRGSLKLIAEMLKWRKHGNSMIASTITECGSFFKTDPNLDRPDVQTHFVISIVDDHARKLHLGYGYSCHVCVLRPYSRGEVFLKSADPLAAPGIDPRFLSDGRDLQTLIRGAKMTRAMLEAPAMAKYKHKELFGVSDDTTDSEWEQHIRNRSDTVYHPVGTCKMGHDEMAVVDSNLRVHGMQGLRVVDASIMPALVSGNTNAPTIMIAEKAVDMVKAAYAN; from the coding sequence ATGAGCTATGATTTTGTAATCGTGGGGGGTGGTTCGGCGGGGTCAACTATGGCATCGCGTCTTACCGAAGATCCGAATATAAGCGTGTGCCTATTAGAGGCGGGAGGCGACGGAAACGGTATACTTGTGCGGGCACCGGCAGGGGTTGTTGCGATGCTTCCTGGGCGCCCCAAGATCAACAACTGGGCGTTTAACACTGAATCACAACCGGGTTTGAATGGCCGCTGCGGCTATCAACCGCGTGGCAAAGCACTGGGTGGCTCGTCTGCAATCAACGCCATGCTTTATGTCCGCGGCCAAAAGGAAGATTACGACAACTGGGCCGATCTTGGCAACGAAGGTTGGGATTGGGACAGCGTGCTACCCTATTTCAAAAAGGCCGAGAATAATTCTCGCGGCGCTGATGCCGCGCATGGGGACAGCGGGCCGTTACAGGTGTCTGACCAGAAAGCGCCCCGGCCAATTTCTGAAGCCTATATCCAAGCTTGCACCCAGATGCAGCTGCACCGAACCGAAGATTTCAATGGGGGTGACAACGAAGGGGCGGGCTATTGGCAGACCACCATTCATCACAGCCCAGAAAAGAATGGCGAGCGATGCTCAGCGGCGGCAGGGTATTTGTTTCCCGTGATGGACCAGCGTGCGAACCTGACCGTGATCACCAAGGCCCATGCGACCCGGATCATCTTTGATGGCAAACGCGCAGTAGGTGTCGCCTATCGTCAGGGCAAGCAAGACAAGGAAGTGCGCGCCGGCAAAGAAGTTATCCTTTGCGGCGGGGCGTTCCAGTCGCCGCAGTTGTTGCAGCTGTCAGGTGTTGGGCGGTCCGAGGATATCACGCGGCACGGCATAGGCATGGTGCATGAATTGCCCGGCGTAGGACAGAACCTGCAAGACCACCTTGATTTCATCATGGGTTATAAATCCAAGGATACCGACAATTTTGGTATCGGGGTACGCGGCTCTTTGAAATTGATCGCAGAAATGCTCAAGTGGCGCAAACACGGCAATTCGATGATTGCATCCACTATTACCGAGTGCGGCAGCTTTTTCAAAACTGACCCAAACTTAGACCGTCCTGATGTGCAAACCCATTTCGTGATTTCCATTGTGGATGATCACGCCCGCAAATTGCATTTGGGTTACGGTTATTCCTGTCACGTCTGCGTGTTGCGCCCCTACTCGCGGGGAGAGGTGTTTTTGAAATCGGCAGACCCGCTTGCGGCCCCTGGGATAGACCCAAGGTTCCTGTCTGATGGGCGAGATCTGCAGACCCTGATCCGCGGCGCTAAGATGACGCGCGCGATGCTTGAAGCACCAGCAATGGCCAAATACAAGCACAAAGAACTATTTGGTGTCAGCGACGACACAACAGATTCTGAATGGGAACAGCATATCCGAAACCGCTCTGACACGGTCTATCATCCGGTGGGCACTTGTAAGATGGGCCATGATGAGATGGCCGTGGTGGACAGCAATTTGCGGGTGCACGGGATGCAGGGCCTTCGGGTTGTTGATGCTTCGATCATGCCCGCTTTGGTGTCTGGCAATACCAATGCGCCGACCATCATGATCGCTGAGAAAGCGGTTGATATGGTCAAAGCAGCCTATGCGAATTGA
- a CDS encoding aldehyde dehydrogenase family protein: protein MPEGAQLSFEGQDALYEDYDIALSELDAAKDKWARLPPAERIALLSGMKDGIMKVAEGWAETAARKKGLIPGTAIAGEEWIAGPYATMAGVNALMGTLAQMDGKTFIDHLRTRQLTTGQLGVRVLPHMIWDHLLLSGISAEVWMQKDVTASNLKKHAAVAYDVPVNDRVGKVALVLGAGNVAAITPLDVLQKLILENQVVILKMNPINDYLTDYFQIAMKPFIDGGFLRIVKGDAKGGAYLCEHPIVEELHITGSDATHDAIAWGVGEEGIANKKAGAPKNTKRITSELGSVSPTIVVPGPWSAADIRYQAENIATMKLHNSGHNCVSTQALLMPSGWDKAGALLDELKKVISTSTRPTWYPGALGRLESYADHGGKVEKIARGDSAPPLVIGDIGEDSYNRSCEVFGPAFGIKELDGSDAEAFLIASIDYANTQLWGTLGANIVIHPKTIRQIGKKRFEEILADFKYGTIGINGWCALGFLIMNCPWGAYPGSTLKDVGSGIGTVHNAFMLERTEKVVVQAPWRPFPRGLLSGQFTLLPRPPFFITNKRQHKLGKALTKFQYKPSWFKLPKIFFHALLG from the coding sequence ATGCCCGAAGGTGCACAGCTAAGTTTTGAGGGCCAAGATGCTCTCTATGAAGATTATGATATTGCTCTTTCAGAGCTTGACGCGGCCAAGGATAAATGGGCGCGCTTGCCCCCTGCTGAACGTATCGCGTTGCTGTCGGGAATGAAGGACGGCATCATGAAGGTTGCCGAAGGCTGGGCAGAAACCGCAGCGCGCAAAAAGGGTCTGATCCCGGGCACCGCCATTGCGGGTGAAGAATGGATTGCCGGGCCCTATGCCACAATGGCCGGGGTTAATGCTTTGATGGGCACGCTTGCCCAGATGGACGGCAAGACGTTCATTGATCATTTGCGCACACGTCAACTTACCACGGGTCAACTTGGTGTGCGCGTCTTGCCACATATGATCTGGGATCACCTGCTGTTAAGTGGGATATCCGCCGAGGTCTGGATGCAAAAAGATGTCACGGCGTCCAATCTAAAAAAACATGCCGCTGTGGCGTATGATGTGCCGGTCAACGACCGCGTGGGCAAGGTCGCGCTGGTTCTGGGGGCAGGCAATGTTGCGGCCATCACCCCACTTGATGTTTTGCAGAAACTGATCCTCGAAAATCAGGTCGTCATTCTAAAAATGAACCCGATCAATGATTATCTGACGGACTATTTCCAGATCGCCATGAAACCCTTTATCGACGGTGGATTTCTGCGGATCGTCAAGGGCGACGCCAAGGGCGGCGCGTATCTATGTGAACATCCCATCGTAGAAGAGCTGCATATAACCGGATCTGATGCCACGCATGATGCCATTGCCTGGGGTGTGGGCGAAGAAGGGATCGCAAACAAAAAAGCTGGCGCCCCCAAAAATACCAAGCGCATCACATCCGAGTTGGGATCAGTCAGCCCAACCATCGTAGTTCCGGGGCCTTGGAGCGCTGCTGATATCCGGTATCAGGCGGAAAACATTGCCACGATGAAGCTGCATAACTCGGGACATAATTGCGTTTCGACACAGGCGCTGCTCATGCCGAGCGGATGGGACAAAGCTGGTGCACTTTTGGATGAGCTGAAAAAGGTTATCAGCACATCGACCCGCCCCACCTGGTATCCGGGGGCCCTTGGGCGTCTGGAAAGCTATGCAGACCACGGTGGAAAAGTTGAAAAAATTGCACGCGGCGACAGTGCTCCGCCGCTGGTCATCGGCGATATTGGCGAAGACAGCTATAATCGGTCTTGTGAGGTTTTTGGCCCGGCCTTTGGGATCAAGGAACTCGATGGATCGGACGCTGAAGCATTTCTTATTGCCTCGATCGATTATGCCAATACCCAGCTTTGGGGTACGCTTGGTGCAAATATTGTCATCCATCCGAAAACCATTCGCCAGATTGGCAAAAAGCGGTTCGAGGAAATTCTTGCCGATTTCAAATACGGCACCATCGGTATCAATGGCTGGTGCGCTCTTGGATTTTTGATCATGAATTGCCCTTGGGGCGCCTATCCGGGCAGCACGCTGAAAGATGTTGGCTCTGGCATTGGGACGGTCCATAACGCTTTCATGTTGGAAAGGACTGAGAAAGTGGTTGTGCAAGCCCCTTGGCGTCCTTTCCCAAGGGGGCTTTTGTCAGGGCAGTTCACCCTATTGCCGCGCCCTCCTTTCTTCATCACCAACAAACGTCAACATAAGCTTGGCAAGGCACTGACCAAGTTCCAATACAAACCAAGCTGGTTCAAATTGCCAAAGATTTTCTTCCACGCATTATTGGGCTAG
- a CDS encoding 2-isopropylmalate synthase, whose amino-acid sequence MKNKLIISGVMILLLATSGAALAQTAGVVTKQYDDGGIYEGTFKNGLQHGEGTYSLPNGYKYTGEWVEGEIRGQGVAAFPNGSIYEGSFVKGKPEGLGKITFSDEGTYEGTWQDGKITGQGVATYANGARYEGGFLNAMHHGLGTMSNPDGYIYNGDWVSGVKEGDAKVTYPDGAIYKGSIVRGAREGRGVLEMPEGLVFDGLWKDGEINGSGKLIQPNGDVYEGMLANGRRQGRGRVTYDNGDIYDGNFENDQRHGKGSFIGSDGYEYTGNWENGQIQGQGRVIYPDGSVYTGDFGNGLAEGEGKITYPDGSSYQGAWVAGVIEGEGLAIYPNGITYKGGFKGARNHGFGVMRYSDGYIYEGNWQDGMRNGQGKATFADGMVYEGDYLAGRRHGKGKIQLPDGFVYQGDWENGEITGQGTATYANGDIYEGTFVKGKRQGQGTIKFASGEEATGSWKDGALVSTDQDGVVKEE is encoded by the coding sequence ATGAAAAATAAACTGATCATTTCTGGGGTCATGATCTTACTACTCGCAACATCTGGGGCCGCGCTGGCACAGACTGCTGGAGTGGTGACAAAGCAATATGACGACGGCGGTATTTACGAAGGGACCTTTAAAAACGGTCTGCAACATGGCGAAGGAACCTATAGCCTACCAAACGGGTATAAATACACTGGTGAATGGGTAGAAGGTGAAATACGCGGTCAGGGTGTCGCTGCGTTCCCCAATGGATCGATTTATGAGGGTAGTTTTGTTAAAGGCAAACCCGAAGGCTTGGGCAAAATAACTTTTTCTGACGAAGGAACGTATGAGGGTACTTGGCAGGACGGGAAAATAACCGGTCAGGGTGTTGCAACCTATGCCAATGGCGCGCGCTATGAGGGCGGTTTCCTAAATGCGATGCACCACGGGCTTGGAACTATGTCCAACCCGGACGGGTATATCTATAACGGTGATTGGGTGAGCGGCGTCAAAGAGGGTGATGCCAAGGTGACCTATCCCGATGGCGCGATCTACAAAGGCAGCATTGTGCGCGGCGCGCGTGAAGGCCGCGGGGTATTGGAAATGCCCGAGGGCCTGGTGTTCGACGGTCTGTGGAAAGATGGCGAAATCAACGGCTCAGGCAAGTTGATCCAACCTAACGGTGATGTCTACGAAGGTATGCTCGCCAATGGACGCCGGCAAGGACGTGGCCGGGTGACCTATGACAATGGCGACATATACGACGGAAATTTTGAAAATGACCAACGTCATGGCAAAGGAAGCTTTATTGGCTCTGACGGGTATGAATACACAGGGAACTGGGAAAACGGCCAAATCCAAGGTCAAGGTCGGGTCATCTATCCTGATGGATCTGTCTATACTGGCGATTTTGGCAATGGGCTTGCTGAAGGCGAAGGCAAAATAACCTATCCCGATGGTTCAAGCTATCAAGGTGCGTGGGTCGCTGGAGTTATTGAAGGCGAAGGGTTGGCGATATACCCCAATGGCATCACCTACAAAGGTGGATTTAAAGGCGCGCGCAACCACGGCTTTGGTGTCATGCGCTACAGCGATGGGTATATCTACGAAGGCAATTGGCAGGACGGTATGCGCAATGGTCAGGGTAAAGCCACATTTGCCGACGGCATGGTCTATGAAGGTGACTATTTGGCAGGACGCCGCCATGGCAAAGGTAAAATTCAACTGCCTGATGGATTTGTCTATCAAGGTGATTGGGAGAACGGCGAAATCACAGGGCAGGGGACTGCCACCTATGCCAATGGCGATATCTATGAAGGCACTTTTGTGAAAGGCAAACGTCAGGGACAAGGCACGATCAAGTTTGCAAGTGGTGAAGAGGCCACTGGAAGCTGGAAAGATGGCGCGCTCGTTTCAACCGACCAAGATGGCGTTGTGAAAGAAGAATAG
- a CDS encoding SDR family NAD(P)-dependent oxidoreductase, translated as MENVLLIGQSGGIGSALHKALLDRGAQVLGLSRSTDGFDITSEISVKDAFATLKPQSFDSVIIASGALEINGAQPEKSLSQLTPEAMMDQFKVNTIGPALVLKHARRVLAKDRRSVFAALSARVGSIEDNRLGGWYSYRSAKAALNQMIRCGAIELARTHPKAICVSLHPGTVQTNFTRKYLGRHPAVAPHEAAENLLQVLESLTADESGQFFDWAGKRISW; from the coding sequence ATGGAAAATGTTTTGCTTATTGGACAAAGTGGAGGCATCGGCAGCGCCTTACACAAGGCACTTCTTGATCGGGGCGCACAGGTTTTGGGGCTGTCGCGGTCGACCGATGGTTTTGATATCACCAGCGAGATCAGCGTGAAAGATGCATTTGCCACGCTGAAGCCTCAAAGTTTTGACTCTGTGATCATTGCCAGCGGCGCTTTGGAAATAAACGGAGCACAGCCGGAAAAATCGCTGTCGCAGTTGACGCCCGAAGCGATGATGGATCAATTCAAAGTGAATACAATCGGCCCTGCACTGGTGTTAAAGCACGCCCGGCGGGTGCTGGCCAAAGACCGGCGCTCTGTGTTTGCCGCCCTGTCTGCCCGCGTGGGTTCCATCGAAGACAACCGGCTTGGGGGGTGGTATTCCTATCGCAGCGCCAAAGCCGCCCTTAACCAAATGATCCGCTGCGGCGCGATTGAACTTGCCCGAACCCATCCAAAGGCGATCTGCGTGTCGCTGCATCCCGGCACAGTGCAGACAAACTTCACCCGCAAATACCTTGGACGTCATCCAGCTGTTGCGCCGCATGAGGCCGCAGAAAACCTTTTGCAGGTCCTTGAGAGCTTGACCGCTGATGAAAGCGGTCAGTTTTTTGACTGGGCCGGAAAAAGAATCTCGTGGTAA
- a CDS encoding histidine--tRNA ligase produces the protein MAKDKKTPRPKAQTPKGFRDYFGAEVSQRTKMLEDIAGVYHHYGFEALESSAVETVEALGKFLPDVDRPNEGVFAWQEEDADWLALRYDLTAPLARVYAQYRNDLPTPYRRYAMGPVWRNEKPGPGRYRQFYQCDADTVGAASVAADAEICAMLSDTLETVGIPRGDYIVRINNRKVLNGVLETMGVSEIAERDAVLRTIDKFDKVGAAGVSELLGKGRLDSSGAYIDGVGLSEAQIAPVMAFLTSKAATAEATLTNLRSAIGASNIGAEGVAELETIAELVSAGGYGPDRIDIDPSVVRGLGYYTGPVFEAELTFEILDEKGRKRQFGSVAGGGRYDDLVKRFTGQAVPATGISIGVDRLLAALREKGRIDATPVGPVVVTVMDRDRMADYQAMVSELRSAGIRAEVYLGNPKNFGNQLKYADKRNAPIAVIEGGDEKEAGQVQIKDLILGAQIAQNATLEEWKARPSQFTVGRNELVAKVREILDTQKK, from the coding sequence ATGGCCAAAGACAAGAAAACACCCCGCCCAAAGGCGCAGACCCCGAAAGGGTTTCGCGACTATTTCGGTGCAGAAGTGTCCCAGCGGACAAAGATGCTAGAAGATATTGCGGGGGTTTATCATCATTACGGCTTTGAGGCTTTGGAAAGCAGTGCGGTGGAAACCGTTGAAGCACTGGGCAAGTTTCTGCCTGATGTGGACCGGCCGAATGAGGGCGTTTTTGCTTGGCAGGAAGAGGATGCCGACTGGCTGGCGCTGCGCTACGATCTCACTGCGCCACTGGCGCGGGTTTATGCGCAGTACCGCAATGATCTGCCAACGCCTTACCGGCGTTATGCAATGGGACCCGTTTGGCGCAACGAAAAACCTGGTCCGGGCCGGTACCGGCAGTTTTATCAATGTGACGCTGATACAGTGGGCGCTGCAAGCGTGGCTGCCGATGCCGAGATTTGCGCGATGCTTTCCGATACGCTTGAAACGGTTGGTATCCCGCGCGGTGATTACATTGTTCGGATTAATAACCGCAAGGTACTGAACGGTGTGCTTGAAACCATGGGCGTATCGGAAATTGCCGAGCGTGATGCGGTTTTGCGCACCATTGATAAATTTGACAAAGTGGGCGCAGCCGGCGTGTCTGAATTGCTTGGCAAAGGCCGGCTTGACAGCTCTGGCGCTTATATTGACGGGGTTGGGCTAAGCGAAGCTCAAATTGCTCCGGTGATGGCCTTTTTGACCTCAAAAGCGGCCACAGCCGAGGCAACCTTGACCAATTTACGCAGCGCTATCGGGGCCTCTAATATTGGCGCCGAAGGGGTGGCGGAGTTGGAAACTATTGCCGAATTGGTTTCGGCAGGGGGGTATGGCCCCGACCGCATAGATATTGATCCTTCGGTGGTGCGCGGCTTGGGCTATTATACTGGTCCGGTGTTCGAGGCAGAGCTGACCTTTGAAATTCTGGATGAAAAGGGACGCAAACGCCAATTTGGATCGGTGGCAGGCGGCGGCCGCTATGATGATCTGGTCAAACGCTTCACCGGTCAGGCGGTGCCAGCCACTGGGATATCCATTGGTGTCGACCGATTATTGGCGGCCCTGCGCGAAAAAGGCCGCATAGATGCCACGCCGGTGGGACCGGTTGTGGTCACGGTGATGGACCGCGACCGCATGGCCGATTATCAAGCCATGGTTTCCGAGTTGCGCTCGGCCGGTATTCGCGCCGAGGTGTATTTGGGCAATCCGAAAAATTTCGGTAATCAGTTGAAATATGCCGATAAACGCAATGCCCCCATTGCGGTGATTGAGGGCGGGGACGAAAAAGAAGCAGGGCAGGTTCAGATTAAGGACCTAATCCTTGGCGCGCAGATTGCGCAGAACGCCACGCTGGAAGAATGGAAAGCGCGGCCAAGCCAGTTTACAGTTGGCCGCAATGAATTGGTCGCCAAGGTGCGCGAAATTCTGGATACCCAGAAAAAATGA
- a CDS encoding ATP phosphoribosyltransferase regulatory subunit translates to MTQSADIRAEAKRIQNAFVAAGALPLEAEVLQPADTLLDLYGEDIRARAYVTQDPLRGERMLRPDFTVPVVQMHMAHGAEPARYTYSGEVFRRQETDLLRANEYIQVGYELFERDTPAASDAEVFALIQDALGDAPVQPVTGDIGILMAAVAGLRTTEARKAALLRHIWRPGRFRALLDRFSGRTPVSAARNALLTSKGPIEFEGAQIGLRSPDEVQDRIRRLKEDAAHPPISELQVNLLSSLLAVRDTSVLALAQLRNIAVDMPEISAALDLFEARLAALEAKGVDVESLDFEASYGRTSMEYYDGFVFGFHAIGRTDLPPVATGGRYDALTRQLGQGATIPAVGGVIRPDVLLQLTGDR, encoded by the coding sequence ATGACACAGTCTGCCGACATACGGGCTGAGGCAAAGCGCATTCAAAATGCCTTTGTTGCAGCCGGCGCTTTGCCTTTAGAGGCAGAAGTGCTGCAGCCGGCGGACACGCTTTTGGATCTTTACGGCGAAGACATCCGCGCCCGCGCCTATGTGACCCAAGATCCGCTGCGCGGCGAGCGTATGCTCCGCCCAGATTTTACTGTTCCGGTCGTGCAAATGCACATGGCCCATGGTGCAGAGCCGGCGCGCTACACCTATTCAGGTGAGGTTTTTCGCCGTCAGGAAACCGATCTGCTACGGGCGAATGAGTATATTCAAGTCGGTTATGAGCTTTTTGAGCGGGATACCCCAGCGGCCTCGGATGCTGAGGTTTTTGCCCTGATACAGGACGCGCTGGGCGACGCCCCTGTGCAGCCTGTAACTGGGGATATTGGTATTTTGATGGCGGCTGTTGCTGGCCTGCGCACCACAGAGGCACGCAAGGCCGCGCTGCTGCGGCACATCTGGCGGCCGGGCCGGTTTCGCGCGCTTTTAGACCGGTTTTCCGGCCGCACGCCTGTTTCCGCTGCACGAAATGCGCTTTTGACGTCCAAAGGCCCGATAGAGTTTGAAGGCGCTCAAATAGGATTACGTTCCCCTGATGAGGTTCAAGACCGCATTCGCAGATTGAAAGAAGACGCCGCCCACCCGCCAATCTCAGAGCTTCAGGTTAATCTTTTATCCAGCTTACTAGCAGTGCGCGACACCAGTGTGCTTGCTCTGGCACAATTGCGCAATATTGCAGTGGATATGCCAGAGATTTCTGCGGCGCTTGACCTGTTTGAAGCCCGCCTTGCGGCGTTAGAGGCCAAGGGTGTTGATGTTGAAAGCCTAGATTTTGAAGCCAGCTATGGGCGCACGTCAATGGAATATTACGACGGGTTTGTGTTCGGCTTTCACGCCATAGGCCGCACTGATTTACCCCCTGTTGCAACCGGTGGGCGGTATGATGCGCTCACACGGCAATTGGGACAGGGGGCGACCATACCGGCGGTGGGCGGGGTCATCCGGCCAGACGTTTTGTTGCAGCTCACAGGTGATAGATGA
- a CDS encoding ATP phosphoribosyltransferase — MIKLGIPSKGRLMGKTFDWFDARGLKLIRTGADREYAAAAEGFDGLQLVLLSASEIPRELAAGRIHLGVTGTDLVQEKLPNWQQQVEALAEMGFGHADLIIAVPNCWVDVDTLDDLDAAAAAFRKTHGFRLRIATKYHRLVREFLRNAGVADYQIVDSQGATEGTVKNQTAEAIADITSSGDTLFANHLKVLSDGLALKSQATLFCGKSNHLNSYEKNVLQNLLSKLSIG; from the coding sequence ATGATTAAGCTCGGCATACCCTCAAAAGGCCGGTTGATGGGAAAAACCTTTGACTGGTTTGATGCGCGCGGGCTCAAGTTGATCCGGACCGGTGCTGATCGGGAATATGCCGCTGCCGCCGAGGGGTTCGACGGCTTGCAGCTTGTTCTTTTGTCTGCGTCGGAAATTCCGCGTGAGCTGGCGGCAGGACGGATCCACCTTGGGGTAACCGGTACCGATTTGGTGCAGGAAAAACTGCCCAATTGGCAGCAACAAGTGGAAGCCCTTGCCGAAATGGGCTTTGGGCACGCCGATTTGATTATTGCAGTACCAAACTGTTGGGTGGATGTGGACACATTGGATGATCTTGATGCCGCGGCCGCCGCATTTCGGAAAACCCATGGCTTCCGTTTGCGGATTGCCACCAAATATCACCGGCTGGTGCGTGAGTTTCTGCGCAATGCCGGTGTGGCAGATTATCAAATTGTTGACAGCCAAGGTGCCACCGAAGGCACCGTGAAAAACCAAACAGCAGAAGCAATTGCCGATATCACATCAAGTGGCGATACTTTGTTTGCCAACCATCTGAAAGTTTTGAGTGACGGTTTGGCACTCAAATCCCAAGCGACACTGTTCTGCGGAAAAAGTAATCATTTAAACTCATATGAGAAAAATGTTCTGCAGAATTTGCTGAGCAAGCTTTCTATTGGGTAA